The Neurospora crassa OR74A linkage group I, whole genome shotgun sequence genome segment GCTGTTCCTTCCTGGAGACACCAAACTCAAGAAAGGAACGCCACTGTCTAATAAGTGGAAGGCAAGAACCTCCACGGTTGCCCCGTGACTTCGATTGTTGAGCGATTTCACTAGGTGACAGGTGAGGGAAGGTTCACTGGCGCGCCGACTGTCCATCGTGATTAACGACAATGTAGGCCATGGGCCAATAGCGAAAAGCCTTCTCCCCCGAAGTACTTTGATTGTCCAATATTAGTACCCGCAGTCAACTATTGTGTTTACCGGCATGACAATGGaaatactacctctatgtataTACACAGCCCCTTGCCCATCGACCGCTTCACCAATGTCTGGTACACAACAAATACTCGCTCATAGCCGTCAATAACGACCACGCCTCCTTCCGCTTCATATCCTCTTGCAAAGCAATCCGCTCCAGCGCCGACCGCCCATTGAAGTACTTCCAGAACTGAGGCCACGTGTTAGCCACCCGCTCGTCCCAGTCCTTAGTCCCTCGTTGAGCGCTGGCTGATCCGGAGACAGTACGCCCTCCTCCTGACGTTCCGGTTCCGCCGGCTGTTTTCGCGCTGGCGCCGGTGGTGTGGGTACCGGTCGCGGAGGAGGATGCGATGTTTGTGGCATCATTGCTTGTAGCGGTGTTTGAGGAAGCATTGGCACTGCTgctgtttttgttgttgttgttgttgttgttgccgttaccagctccagcagcagcagcatcctcCGACCCCGTCCCCGATGCTTCCACACCAGCACCGTCCGTGGCTGCAGCGTCACTACCCGTGCCGGCCTCAGatgcaccagcagcagcaacagtcgccgccgtcgtcgtaGCCACCTCCCCGCCCCGCCCCCTCAACCTTCTTTCAATAGCACTCAAGTACAAACTCTCCTTCCCTGTCGCCTTCTTCGCATCCAGTATAATATGCGGGCTCATGCCTAGCAGGTGTTTAGCATGATTTACGCTCGGGTGTCTCGTCGCCTGCGGCACAGCCTTTCGCGCGTGCGCCATAGCCCGCTCCGCGAGCTCGCGCGCCGCTTTGTCGGCTATGCGCTCCAGTCGGGCTTTTTCTGCGGCCTGTTCGGCGGGGGTGGGCTGATGGTGCGTGGAGGAAGTACCGGCTGAGGCGTTGGTATCTTCGGATATGGTGCGGGTGAGTTGGAGGGTAGGGCGGGGTGGGTTGAGCATGTTGAGAGTGTTGGCGGAGGCGTAGGAAGCtgtgggagaggaggagccATTGTTATTGTAGTTGTCTTTGTGAGAGTTGGTCATGTAGTCGCTGGTTCCAAGGATGAGGGTGGAGAGGGAAGTGGTTGACATGGGCGAAGTTAGGGTGGGGAGGAACTCGCTGATGGGGGTAGAAGCTGGTTGGGCGCGGGAAAGGGTTGGTGACTGTGAATTGGACAGGTCACGAAGAGTTGCTGCCGAGGAATCCAGATCTGAGGCCGATGTCGACTCGGCTGCGAGTGAAAGGAATCCAGATCCGGCGAAGCCGGCCAAGGGACCCTCGCTGAGTGCCGCTGCCAACACGTTGTTGCCGGGTCCTCCAATGTCACCACTGTTGTCCGCCGCCGTTGTTGGAGACAGCATATCGTCGTGTTTGTGGTCTTGGTCCTCCCGGCCCCTATTCTGTGCTTTCGCCTTCTCGTGCGCAATCTCTTCTGCCTCTAGTTCATATTCAACTTCGTATATGATCTCCGGCCAGACCACAACGTACGCAAAGGTGCAGAGCTGGGTAACCCAACCGCCGCGCATCAACCACGCCAGCATAGCCATATAAAGAGGCCGGTGAGCCTTACTCGGACAGTGCAGTTTATACGGCCGTGGGGCAACGCCCAGCTCGGCCAGGAAATTGGGCAACGGTGGTGAAAGTGGGAACTGTCTCGCCCACTGCGCAGCTGCTTGAGGAAGTCTGCGCAGATCGCAGTTAGGACTCACGATGTACATATCGCGGCCGTGCAAAGGCGGTATGGCGATGGCTCGTCGCCAGAATATGAAGTGTTCGGCGAACCTCCTCACCTGGGCAGGCGAAAGGATACTACTTGCCTGTTGTTGCACCTGGTGGAAGGAGAGATTGGGCTTGCATCTGCGTACAAACTCGATCATGGCCTGCGTAGTAGGGTCGGATTCGGGGCCCAATAATTCGTTGATaactttcttctcttctgccATCAGGAGGAGCGCAAAGGTCTTGTCCAGATATTCGGGCTCCTCTACGTTCTCGTCGGCTTGCAGTGAGTTTGCCGTCGTCAACCACAGGCCAAGCTGCTCCTCCGCTTGGCCGTCCTGTGGCAGGTCGGGCACATGGAATGGTACAGGAATCTGCACGGAGTGAGTGACCACACCCTCAATGGTCTCCAGCTGAATGGCAGCGATTCTGTTTCGTGATATGGCGTCGTATATGTCCTGCATAGACGCTGCCAGTGAAGAGTTTGATAGGATTTCCTCCCACAGCTGactcatcttcctctctgGTTCACAAACAGGCACATTAGCAGGAGCCCGCAGCGATGGAGTTGATGGATACACTCACTGTCTTCCCGGCCCTTGTCCTTCAAGGCTAGAATCTTCTTAGATTCCTTCCAGATGAAATCACCCCTCTGCTGGCAGTATTTGTATGCCTTGTTGACTTTCTTGATGATATGCGTGTAGAGTATGTCGACAAGGTCGGCAACCTCATGCCTTCGGGGGTTCAAGATGAAGACAAGGTTGAACATGGTCATGGAGCTTTTCTTGTCTTCGGCCTCTTCGGCGGGTTTGGCAGCAAGCTGGTCTACATCCGAGGGGCCTTTATCACTGGTCCTGGCGGGACCATCTGTGTCTGCAGGGGCGGTGTCATCGTGATCCCGGTGCTTTTGCtgcttcttgctcttcttccgCCAGACCCCGTTCTCGGGCACATAGATGGGATATGAAACGCAGTAGAGAGAATCCAGGGAAACCTGGAACAAGCGTTTGTGATAGGCCCTGGCCGGAGTCAGAATGTTTTCCAGATCCTTGGTCGGGAAGCCAGCAACGTGCTCCCAAGGAACAATCTGTGTGCCGCTCTCGGTGATGAGATGGTCGTCGTGGTTCCACTGCGACAGCTCGGACTCCTTCAACGGGGATGAAGAGCTGGCATCGAGGCCAACGGCATGGGTGACTCGATGCAGAAGggcctcgtcttcctcgtccagATCGTCCAGATCGTCGCCATCTCTTGCGGCTGCTGTAGCCTGCGGTGGCAAGACATGGGGGGGATAGTGGAAGACAAATCGCGGGCCGTCCCGAGAACGGTTGATGACGAGAGCAACAGCGAGGAAGTTGTCTGGGCTAGGCAAGACGGGGTATGCCATTTTGAAAGGTTTGAGGAGGCTGTTTCTTCTCTCGTTGTCCTTTGGATTTTTGGCAGTGCTGGCCCGGTGATTTCTACTTGATTACAGCCTATAGCACTGAACGCACGCAGCTGAACACCTCGTGCAATTATCTGTCCATCCGAAGCTACATCAACCTGACATGCTCATGTATATATCGTGCCTTGCTGCTGTCCAACTCAGGGCTAGTTGATATCTTTTGTTTTGTCTTTCTCATACCATGGCTGCTGAACGGTATCTGGAATGTCTCTTACTGCCGGGTGCGGGTGAGTTGCGAAACCATAACACAAACAGCGTGTTACAGCTGACCGTAATCGCACCTGTTTGGTAATGACGGCTGAATACAGTGGCTACCCCAGCTCAGGCTCCGACTTTTTCGACTCTTGACTGGACCGAAATGGTGGGCAAGGTGACTCGAGTGAAGGGGAGTGGGGGAAGgcgggggaaggggggccAGATCAGTGGAATGGCGGCCAAAAGCGACGACGTCAGACGGAAAGGCGAAACGGTTATTGGTACCAAACCTGCAAATGAGGCGAGGGGCGCAAACGGCAATTCGAGACGGATGCAATCAGGGTTGAAACCTCGAAAGATTCGACTTGCGGTGATGCGTGGTGATGGGGTCTACGCTAGAGTACAgggtggcggtggttgttgttgggctTCAGTTGGCCAACCGCATTCCACTTTTTTTCGTTGAATCGTTCGCGACGATTTCACGTGCTGAGCAATCCCCGTCACGCCCGTGCAGTTGGGTGGACAGCGCGGCGCAGGCTGGCGACGGAGAAACAAGGCGGGACATTGAaagaaggtaggtaggtacgtacccttACGTAGGGGACCTTTGACAGGACTAGCCAAACACGGTTACTCGATCCAGACTCGTCCAGTCAGGGGCGACCTTGGAAAGAACAAGACAAGAGGCCAAGGGACCACCAGGCACACAAGGGACCACGGGGGTTTTGGCGTTGGGTCGGCGTGGTTGGCAAGGTTGGGCCGtcgtagtgtacactacttaccTAATTGGGGCGGCAAGCGACCCCAGGCGCAAAAAGAGAAGCATGTGTTTGTCAGTGGGGATGGCGACTTTCGTTGATGAGGTACCTACCAAAGGGCAAGTGATCGTGTGAGAAAGGCGCAGCGGGACGACTTGATCATCGTCTTTACCAATCGGCTTCTGTTTCCACTTGGGTTGCGTCTATCCAACTGGCCTCACCGCGCCATCATCCAACGCCATTGACGAAGCTTATGCCTCTTCAGATTCCTCCTTGTCCCATCTGCAGGCCGCGCATCCTTCATCTTGGCTGTGCTGAATCGGCCTAGAGAGTGAGATACAGTACCATAGGTGCGAAGACAGATACTGTACTGTAAACAACTgaaccccctcctcccaccccccctttttttaaTGTCCGTGGTCTCCTTTCCTCGACATCCAACTTCACTTGCTTCTGCATACCTCTCCGCGCATAACGTCTGTCAATGTCTTGCACTGCAGTGCTACATAATCCAAagtaaaagagaaaaaaaaacataacTCATGAGCAGACTTGCCCATTGAGCAAAATCGCGAATTCCATCACGAAGCTCTGCCGtcatctcccctcccccacagGGCACACGTATACTACAGTCCCTAGCAAAGAAACCGAGTCGGCCTTGCGATTCCTACCGCCCACCATGGCTGTCGGAACAGAGAACGGCACCCAAACCGCCAACGGCCAGTCCAACGGCCAGTCCAACGGCCACTTGAACGGCAACGGGCCCGTTGAGCCTCACATTCGCTACATCCCTTTCGCTTACTCGAGCGAGGACTCCGAAGCCACCGCCCGCCGTCTCGTTCTCGCCATCCGCCCCGCCTGGGAGAGCGCCGATTCCAAGGTCGAGTTCGTGCGCTTCACCGATGGTATCACCAACACACTCCTCAAAGCAGTCAACAAAAAGGCCGGCCTTTCCAAGGATGAGGTGGACAAGGAGGCCATCTTGCTCCGCGCCTACGGCAACGGCACCGACTTGATCATCGACCGCCACCGCGAAACCCAGAACCACGAGCTGCTCATGCGATACGGCCTCGCTCCCGAACTGCTCGCCCGCTTCGAGAACGGCATGATGTACCGCTTCGTTCAGGGCTCCATGACCCACCCCGAGGATCTGCGCAAGCCCGTCATCTACAAGGCCGTGGCCAAGAGGCTTGCCCAGTGGCACGCCGTGGTACCTTGCATCACTGCTCGCACGGGACACAGCCGCAGAAACTCCAAGAACACCGACTTCATTGTACCGTCTGAAGCCCTTGGTGATGCCGAGTTTCAGCAAATCATTGACAGTGTCGCGCCTGGAAAGCCCCCGCCGAACGTCTGGACGGTCATGCAGAAGTGGATTTTTGCCCTGCCAACAGATACGGAAGCGCAAAGAGAGCGTCAGGCCCAGTTGCAGAAGGAGCTTACCAGGACTGTTGCCGAGCTGAGCCAGCGGCCAGGCTTGGGTACCAATGGGGTGAGTACTGCCTTCTATCTGTTTCCCGCGTTTTCGGCATGACGGGGGATAATTTTGCTGATCACCTCACACAACAGCTCGTGTTTGCACACTGCGATCTCCTCAGCGGCAACGTCATCGTCCTTCCCAAACCCCAGCAGACACCCGCCGACGACAGCAACGGCGTCACCGCCAAAGACACGACCATCGACGTGACCTTCATCGATTATGAATACGCGACCCCCTCACCAGCCGCCTTTGATATTGCCAACCACTTTGCCGAATGGGGTGGCTTCGACTGCGACTTCAGCGTCCTTCCCACGCGCGTCCAGCGTCGCGAGTTCATCACCGCGTACATCCGCGCCTACTATGCTTACCAAGGCAAGAAGAACGGAACCACGGCCGATTATAATGAAGCAGCTGAGGTCGATCGCCTACTAAACGAGGTGGACGTCTTCCGGGGCCTGCCTGGATTCTACTGGGGCATCTGGGCGCTGATTCAGGCGACCATCTCCCAGATCGACTTTGACTACGCCTCCTATGCAGAAACAAGACTGGGCGAGTACTGGGCCTGGCGAGATGAGATCTCGGGTGATCGCCAGCGCGCTGGAAAGGAGATCCCgttgagggagaagaggtggGCTCAGGAACAGTGAGCGCATCGGGTTGGAAGAACataaaccaaaaaaaagatCTCACTACGTTTGTTCGAgcgcgcacacacacacacacacacaaagaGGAAAATAGCGTCGATGGGCATGGCGTGTCAGGAGTCGGGTTGATTACATGACCTATATATGATGCATGTATTCTTTCGGTTCTATAtcaaatttctttctttgatGTACTTCTTCACCACGGGAGGCTCTGCATGGGAATATGGGCGAGCATTCAACATTGGCCTCACTTACGGAGTTGTTTTTGTTTAGTATAGATTAGATACCTCATCTCAACAGTCGGCTAGTAGCTCGAGTTGGCGCATTGAacataattatagtaatcaGACAGACAGGACGTCCGCTAACATATCTGTGAGAAGTTATCACACAAGAGCGGCATTGGGTTGACGAGACCAATATTCCACTTATCTACGCCAAGACTGATCGTTGGCAAAACAGCAGTAGCTACCATACGCCCATCAGCTGTTCTGTTGTGCCCAGTTGTTGAAAACAATATATAACATCGCCGTGCCCGGTTTGACGCCATTCGTGATCCTATGATACCCCTTGTTACCTTGTCGCAGAAATTCATAGTTGTTGAATGAAATGACTCTCCTTTGTCCCACTCTCGTATGTAGTTAGTCAAATTGTAGCTTTCACCCCCTTGCCCTCCCGTGGGTAAAGCCTTGTATACTATCCTCCTTCAAGTGCTCTAAGCAGACTTGTAGTACTTGCTAGGCACAAACGGCATCTTGGTTACCACCGCCGGCCTGGGCTTTCCTCTCACCagcacctccacctccgtcCCGCTCTTGTGCTGGCCATCCTTGATATACCCCATCGCAATGTTCTTCCCTAGACTGGGGCTCGGACACCCGCTCGTGATCCTACCAAGCTTCGTAGTCGGGTCCCCCTTGGCCACGATCTCCGCGCCTTCTCTGGCGGGGGCACCAGTCACAATAAAGCCGACGCGACGGCGGACGACGCCGTTTCCTCCTTTGCTCTTGGGAGTCAGCTGCGAGTTGATGGTCTCGGCTCCGTAGTACCCGGCATCCGCCTTGCGGCGGTTCGGGGGAATGATCCAGCTCAAAGCGGCCTCGACGGGAGACACCGTCTCGTCCAGGTCGTGCCCGTACAGGCACATGCCCGCTTCCAGGCGGAGGGAGTCGCGCGCGCCGAGACCGGCGAGCTGGACCTTCTCGACACCGCCTACCTGGAGTAGCTTCTCTGTGACCTCGACGGTCTCGGATGGCGGGATGGAAATCTCGAACCCGTCCTCGCCCGTGTAGCCGCCGCGGCTGATCAACAAGGGCGCGCTGGTTTTACCACCATCAAGCTTCACCTTGCCGTACACCGACTGGCCAAAGTAGAGCTGCTTCAGATCGGTGTTGCCGTCGAGCGCATCAGCCAGCACCGCCTCAGCCTCGGGTCCTTGCAAGGCCACCAGTCCCCAGCCATCCAGCTGCTCCTGGTTCACTTCCAGCCCGGATGCTTTGGCCTTGGCGAGCTCCTGGTCAAAGTACTCATTATCCTTCTCACGGCAGCCAGCGTTGGTGACGACGTAGAATTTGTCCTCGGCCAGCTTGGTAAGGATAGTGTCGTCCACAATGCCGCCGGACCCGTCGGCCTTGAGCAGCACCGACAGGGTGCTGCGGTGGACGCCCAGCGAGGCCAAGTCGGAGGGCGTGACGCGCTCGAGAAACTCGCGGGCTCCTGAGCCGGAGAAGATGCGCTGCACCATGTGGCTGACGTCGAAGATGGACGAGTGTTCGCGCGTGAAGGCGTGCGAAGCACTTACTGAAAGACCCTTGTACTGCACCGGCATGTGGAAGCCGCCGAAGGGAACCATCTGGGCGCCGTGGGCGAGGTGGAGGTCGTAGAGGGGAGTCTTCTGGAGGGCCTCAGACGACGAGGCGGACGAGGAGCCATGGCGGGCGTGCTGCGTCCTGGACGTGAGGAGGGTCGTGCTAAGCCCAATGGCTGGGTTGCGGGAGACGGTGCGACTGGTTTGGGGAcgaagggtggtggtgatggcggagCTGTTGAGGGTGCTGAGAGGGCGGGTCGTGCGCGATACTGAACGCTGGGAGATGCGGGGAGCGCTTCGGACGGCGTTAGTCACCGACGCCGACTTCAAGCTCTGCATCTTTAATGAATTGGTTGGTGCCTTGCTTAAGACTGATGTTCTTGTTGGCAGTGCTGTTGT includes the following:
- a CDS encoding ethanolamine kinase, whose amino-acid sequence is MAVGTENGTQTANGQSNGQSNGHLNGNGPVEPHIRYIPFAYSSEDSEATARRLVLAIRPAWESADSKVEFVRFTDGITNTLLKAVNKKAGLSKDEVDKEAILLRAYGNGTDLIIDRHRETQNHELLMRYGLAPELLARFENGMMYRFVQGSMTHPEDLRKPVIYKAVAKRLAQWHAVVPCITARTGHSRRNSKNTDFIVPSEALGDAEFQQIIDSVAPGKPPPNVWTVMQKWIFALPTDTEAQRERQAQLQKELTRTVAELSQRPGLGTNGLVFAHCDLLSGNVIVLPKPQQTPADDSNGVTAKDTTIDVTFIDYEYATPSPAAFDIANHFAEWGGFDCDFSVLPTRVQRREFITAYIRAYYAYQGKKNGTTADYNEAAEVDRLLNEVDVFRGLPGFYWGIWALIQATISQIDFDYASYAETRLGEYWAWRDEISGDRQRAGKEIPLREKRWAQEQ
- a CDS encoding glycine cleavage system T protein; translation: MQSLKSASVTNAVRSAPRISQRSVSRTTRPLSTLNSSAITTTLRPQTSRTVSRNPAIGLSTTLLTSRTQHARHGSSSASSSEALQKTPLYDLHLAHGAQMVPFGGFHMPVQYKGLSVSASHAFTREHSSIFDVSHMVQRIFSGSGAREFLERVTPSDLASLGVHRSTLSVLLKADGSGGIVDDTILTKLAEDKFYVVTNAGCREKDNEYFDQELAKAKASGLEVNQEQLDGWGLVALQGPEAEAVLADALDGNTDLKQLYFGQSVYGKVKLDGGKTSAPLLISRGGYTGEDGFEISIPPSETVEVTEKLLQVGGVEKVQLAGLGARDSLRLEAGMCLYGHDLDETVSPVEAALSWIIPPNRRKADAGYYGAETINSQLTPKSKGGNGVVRRRVGFIVTGAPAREGAEIVAKGDPTTKLGRITSGCPSPSLGKNIAMGYIKDGQHKSGTEVEVLVRGKPRPAVVTKMPFVPSKYYKSA